One Ananas comosus cultivar F153 linkage group 1, ASM154086v1, whole genome shotgun sequence DNA window includes the following coding sequences:
- the LOC109711468 gene encoding histone acetyltransferase GCN5 — translation MDGHVSAPVRSRSSQSPSPSHSASASVSASSSAHHKRKFPGASAPPQPPAAPFALSDPGAIASNDDLDSVSAREEDDDSEEEEEEDDDDDEEEEDEDEDNDSMRDFTAARLEGGGGGGGGSGNPRSSKPPKPETNSSVKIENSGGGAAEVGAKDERGTGGSSGQQTAAPGVSLMPGIMVKEDAAKGIFTENIQTSGAYSAREEGLKREEDAGRLKFLCYSNDGVDEHMIWLIGLKNIFGRQLPNMPKEYIVRLVMDRSHKSMMVIRHNQVVGGITYRPYYSQKFGEIAFCAITADEQVKGYGTRLMNHLKQHARDVDGLTHFLTYADNNAVGYFVKQGFTKEITMDKERWQGYIKDYDGGILMECKINLKLPYTDLATMIRRQRQAIDEKIRELSNCHIVYPGIDFQKKEAGIPRKAIKVEEIPGLREAGWTPDQWGHSRFFKTANATDAIAYRQQLNAFMRGLLKMMNEHPDAWPFREPVDARDVPDYYDIIKDPMDLRTMSKRLESEQYYITFEMFVADMKRMFANARTYNSPETIYYKCATRLENFFSNKVQAHLFQTSNKN, via the exons ATGGACGGCCACGTCTCCGCCCCCGTGCGCTCCCGGAGCTCCCaatccccctccccctcccactCCGCCTCGGCCTCAGTCTCCGCTTCGAGCTCCGCCCACCACAAGCGCAAGTTCCCCGGCGCCTCCGCGCCTCCGCAGCCCCCCGCCGCCCCCTTCGCCCTCTCCGACCCCGGCGCCATCGCCTCCAACGACGACCTCGACAGCGTCAGCGCCCGCGAGGAGGACGATGactcggaggaggaggaggaggaggacgacgacgacgacgaagaggaggaggacgaagacgaGGACAACGACTCCATGAGAGACTTCACCGCCGCGCGcctcgagggcggcggcggcggcggcggcggctccggCAATCCGAGGAGCTCCAAGCCGCCAAAGCCCGAGACGAATTCGTCGGTGAAGATTGAGAATTCGGGTGGCGGAGCAGCGGAGGTCGGCGCAAAGGACGAGCGCGGGACCGGGGGATCGTCCGGGCAGCAAACCGCTGCGCCTGGCGTGAGCTTGATGCCGGGGATCATGGTGAAGGAGGATGCGGCGAAGGGGATATTCACAGAGAACATACAGACCAGTGGGGCTTATAGTGCAAGAGAAGAAGGGCTGAAGAGAGAG GAAGATGCAGGAAGACTCAAATTTTTGTGCTATTCAAATGATGGAGTCGACGAACACATGATTTG GTTGATTGGATTGAAGAATATATTTGGTCGGCAACTCCCCAATATGCCCAAAGAGTACATTGTTCGCCTTGTTATGGATAG AAGCCATAAGTCCATGATGGTTATTAGACATAACCAAGTTGTCGGAGGCATTACATACCGTCCTTATTATAG TCAGAAGTTCGGAGAGATAGCATTTTGTGCTATTACAGCGGATGAGCAAGTTAAAGGTTATGGTACAAGGCTAATGAATCACTTAAAACAACATGCTCGTGATGTTGATGGGCTTACTCATTTTCTAACATATGCGGATAACAATGCAGTTGGTTATTTTGTAAAGCAG GGCTTCACAAAGGAGATTACAATGGACAAGGAAAGATGGCAAGG ATATATTAAAGACTATGATGGGGGGATATTGATGGAGTGTAAAATCAATCTGAAACTTCCATACACTGATCTGGCAACAATGATTCGTCGACAAAGGCAG GCAATTGACGAGAAGATTAGAGAACTCTCCAACTGCCACATTGTCTATCCAGGAATTGACTTTCAAAAG AAAGAAGCTGGAATTCCAAGGAAAGCCATAAAAGTTGAGGAGATTCCTGGTCTTC GAGAGGCTGGTTGGACTCCGGACCAATGGGGACACTCGAGATTTTTTAAAACAGCAAATGCAACTGACGCCATAGCCTATAGGCAGCAGTTGAATGCCTTTATGCGAGGGCTTTTAAAG ATGATGAATGAGCATCCTGATGCTTGGCCATTCCGGGAGCCGGTAGATGCACGTGATGTTCCTGATTATTACGATATCATCAAAGATCCAATGG ATTTGAGAACAATGTCGAAGAGACTCGAGTCGGAACAGTACTACATTACCTTTGAGATGTTCGTTGCTGACATGAAGAGAATGTTTGCGAATGCTCGCACCTACAACTCCCCGGAAACCATATACTATAAATGCGCTACAAG GCTTGAGAACTTCTTCTCCAATAAAGTCCAGGCTCATCTTTTTCAGACTTCGAACAAGAATTAG
- the LOC109721370 gene encoding auxin-responsive protein IAA30-like, with the protein MVSVAERRDEYALGFEATELRLGLPGGGGGGGDGEVAKSSGKRGFGETIDLKLKLPTIGLDTGGGGGGAEAEKALKRSPSSKSLLASADDHEKPPAPKAQVVGWPPVRSFRKNIMSVQQADKSKKEEGENSAANYGAAAAAALVKVSMDGAPYLRKVDLNMYKSYQELSAALEKMFSSFTSGNCSSQGINGRDFMNENKLMDLLNGSEYVPTYEDKDGDWMLVGDVPWEMFVDSCKRLRIMKGSEAIGLAPRAMEKCKNRS; encoded by the exons atggTGTCGGTGGCGGAGAGGAGGGATGAGTACGCCCTTGGCTTCGAGGCGACGGAGCTCCGCCTCGGGctccccggcggcggcggcggcggcggagacggTGAGGTGGCGAAGAGCTCCGGGAAGCGAGGGTTTGGCGAGACGATCGATCTGAAGCTGAAGCTCCCCACGATCGGCCTCGacaccggcggcggcggcggcggcgcggaggcGGAGAAGGCCTTGAAGAGATCGCCGAGCTCGAAGAGCCTCCTCGCCTCCGCAGATGACCACGAGAAGCCCCCCGCGCCCAA AGCGCAGGTGGTGGGGTGGCCACCCGTGCGATCGTTCAGGAAGAACATCATGTCCGTACAACAAGCGGACAAGAGCAagaaggaggagggggagaaTTCGGCGGCCAACTACggtgccgccgctgccgctgcatTGGTGAAGGTGAGCATGGACGGCGCGCCGTACCTCCGCAAGGTGGATCTGAACATGTACAAGAGCTACCAGGAGCTCTCCGCTGCGTTAGAGAAGATGTTCAGCTCCTTCACCAGTG GCAACTGTAGCTCCCAAGGAATTAATGGGAGAGACTTCATGAATGAGAACAAGCTGATGGATCTTCTGAATGGTTCTGAGTATGTTCCTACCTATGAAGATAAAGATGGTGACTGGATGCTTGTCGGAGATGTCCCGTGGGA GATGTTTGTTGATTCGTGCAAACGCTTGCGCATAATGAAAGGATCGGAAGCCATTGGACTTG CACCAAGAGCTATGGAGAAATGCAAGAACCGAAGCTGA
- the LOC109715444 gene encoding glutathione reductase, chloroplastic, which translates to MATSLGAPRLPFSPSSFQTLSRKLPFSLFLFPTPSSSSSSSSSSSSKPFSVLSKTLRAPLQPRRRLGARAAADAASENGPAEAAPQHFDFDLFTIGAGSGGVRASRFAANYGASVAICELPFATIASDNAGGFGGTCVLRGCVPKKLLVYASKYSHEFEESHGFGWTYETDPKHDWSTLMANKNAELQRLTGIYKNILTNAGVTLIEGHGKVLGPHTVDVDGKLYTARHILIAVGGRPSFPDIPGKEYAINSDAALDLPSAPKKIAIVGGGYIALEFAGIFNGLMSEVHVFIRQKKVLRGFDEEIRDFVAEQMSLRGINFHTEESPQAIVKSADGSLSLKTNKETVDGFSHVMFATGRRPNTKNLGLEEVGVQLAKNGAIVVDEYSQTSVDSIWAVGDVTDRLNLTPVALMEGSAFAKTVFGNEPTKPDYRAVPSAVFSQPPIGQVGLTEEQAVLEYGDVDIFTANFRPLKATLSGLPDRVYMKVIVCANTDKVLGVHMCGDDSPEIIQGVGIAVKAGLKKADFDATVGIHPTSAEELVTMRNLTRKIRRDPPTEEKTKDEIKSAVDS; encoded by the exons ATGGCGACCTCGCTCGGCGCTCCGCGCCTCCCCTTCTCCCCGTCCTCTTTCCAAACCCTCTCTCGTAAGCTccccttctccctcttcctcttccccactccatcctcctcctcctcctcctcctcctcctcctcctctaaaCCCTTCTCCGTTCTCTCCAAAACCCTACGCGCCCCCCTCCaaccccgccgccgcctcggcgcccgcgccgccgccgacgccgcctcCGAGAATGGCCCCGCCGAGGCGGCGCCGCAGCACTTCGATTTCGACCTCTTCACCATCGGCGCCGGAAGCGGCGGCGTCCGGGCCTCGCGGTTCGCCGCCAATTACGGCGCCTCGGTCGCCATATGCGAGCTCCCCTTCGCGACGATCGCGTCCGACAACGCAGGCGGTTTCGGCGGAAC CTGTGTGCTCCGCGGATGTGTTCCTAAGAAGCTACTTGTATATGCATCCAAATACTCCCATGAGTTTGAGGAGAGCCATGGTTTTGGATGGACCTACGAAACTGACCCAAAACATGACTGGAGCACTCTGATGGCCAACAAGAATGCGGAGTTGCAACGCCTTACTGGgatttacaaaaatattctgACGAATGCAGGTGTGACGTTAATCGAAGGTCATGGAAAG GTACTTGGTCCTCATACTGTTGATGTTGATGGTAAACTGTATACTGCTAGGCACATACTAATAGCAGTCGGTGGAAGACCGTCTTTCCCAGATATTCCAGGAAAGGAGTATGCTATAAATTCTGATGCTGCTCTAGACTTGCCTTCAGCACCTAAAAAGATTGCGATAGTTGGTGGTGGGTACATAGCTTTGGAGTTTGCTGGTATCTTCAATGGCTTAATGAGTGAGGTCCATGTGTTTATTCGGCAAAAGAAAGTCCTTAGAGGATTTGATGAGGAG ATTAGGGATTTTGTTGCTGAACAAATGTCTTTGAGAGGAATCAATTTTCATACCGAGGAATCCCCTCAGGCAATTGTAAAATCAGCTGATGGTTCACTTTCATTAAAGACGAACAAAGAAACTGTTGATGGTTTCTCACACGTAATGTTTGCTACTGGTCGGAGACCAAATACAAAG AACTTGGGTTTGGAGGAGGTTGGAGTGCAATTGGCTAAGAATGGAGCAATAGTG GTTGATGAATACTCTCAGACCTCAGTTGATTCCATTTGGGCTGTCGGCGATGTTACCGACAGGTTGAACTTGACTCCAGTTGCTTTGATGGAAGGCTCAGCTTTTGCTAAAACTGTGTTTGGCAATGAACCGACTAAACCAGATTACAG AGCTGTGCCATCTGCTGTGTTTTCCCAGCCACCTATAGGACAAGTTGGTCTTACTGAGGAGCAG GCCGTTCTAGAGTATGGAGATGTTGATATCTTCACAGCTAACTTCAGACCTCTCAAGGCCACTCTTTCTGGTCTACCTGATCGTGTATATATGAAAGTCATTGTCTGTGCTAATACAGACAAAGTTTTAGGGGTCCACATGTGTGGCGATGACTCCCCTGAGATTATACAG GGAGTTGGGATTGCTGTGAAAGCTGGTCTAAAAAAGGCAGATTTCGATGCAACAGTTGGTATTCACCCGACATCAGCAGAGGAGCTTGTTACAATGAGGAATCTGACTAGGAAAATTCGAAGGGATCCTCCTACTGAG GAAAAGACTAAGG